A window from Tenacibaculum singaporense encodes these proteins:
- a CDS encoding transporter, whose amino-acid sequence MKRQLVSLTVLLFFVVQFSNAQDDKAEKSNIQTYTPSKLLNNGQWDIKWFNNLYTETKFADADGNTKSKLRENYFTSTLEAFTGISKNNRINVGAIVEFRSNTIGGRQALSVFSLEDNPNSERKGITSIAPAIKFQPLKNVGNFSVQSAIHIPLVSNETENGVFLDQTAWTFQNRFFYDYTFSSGKWQLFTELNTEYNFGDDNSFANNTFLLAPGIFFSYFPNEKSTVLVFSQHSQRFGDFTQDYTALGLGGKYQLTSVLNLEVLYSNFVRGTNNGLGQSFNLGLRALF is encoded by the coding sequence ATGAAACGACAACTAGTTAGCCTTACAGTTTTACTGTTTTTTGTAGTACAATTTTCAAATGCTCAAGATGATAAAGCAGAAAAATCAAATATTCAAACGTATACACCATCTAAACTTTTAAATAATGGTCAATGGGATATTAAATGGTTTAATAACCTATATACAGAAACAAAATTTGCCGATGCAGATGGTAACACCAAATCGAAATTAAGAGAGAACTACTTTACTTCAACGTTGGAGGCTTTCACTGGAATTTCTAAAAACAATCGCATTAACGTAGGAGCAATTGTAGAGTTTCGTTCCAACACAATTGGAGGACGTCAAGCATTATCAGTATTTAGTTTAGAAGATAATCCAAACTCTGAAAGAAAAGGAATTACATCAATTGCACCAGCTATTAAGTTTCAACCATTAAAAAATGTAGGAAACTTTTCCGTTCAATCAGCAATACATATTCCTTTAGTGAGTAATGAAACAGAAAATGGTGTCTTTTTAGATCAAACAGCATGGACTTTTCAAAACCGATTTTTTTACGATTATACTTTTTCTAGTGGAAAATGGCAGCTATTTACTGAATTAAACACTGAGTACAATTTTGGTGATGATAATAGCTTTGCGAACAATACTTTTTTGTTAGCACCAGGAATTTTCTTTAGTTATTTTCCGAATGAAAAGTCTACCGTATTAGTTTTTTCTCAACATTCACAAAGGTTTGGAGATTTTACACAAGATTACACAGCTTTAGGTTTGGGAGGAAAATATCAATTAACTAGTGTTTTAAACTTGGAAGTATTGTACAGTAACTTTGTTAGAGGAACAAATAACGGATTGGGGCAAAGCTTTAATTTAGGATTACGAGCATTATTTTAA
- a CDS encoding polyprenol monophosphomannose synthase produces MKSDALVIIPTYNEKENIEAIIRATFSQKKVFHVLVVDDNSPDGTAEIVENLQEEFPNQLFIEKRAGKNGLGTAYIHGFKWAIAKQYDYIIEMDADFSHNPNDLIRLYDECVNEGADVAIGSRYSVGVNVVNWPMSRVLLSYFASKYVRLITRMPIHDTTAGFVCYKRKVLETIKLDKVKFVGYAFQIEMKYKAWKHGFNIKEVSVIFTDRVLGKSKLSKGIIKEAVFGVIKMRINGLPK; encoded by the coding sequence ATGAAGTCAGACGCTTTAGTCATAATTCCTACGTATAACGAGAAAGAAAACATCGAAGCTATTATTCGAGCAACTTTTAGTCAAAAAAAGGTATTTCATGTATTGGTTGTTGATGATAATTCCCCTGACGGAACAGCAGAAATTGTAGAAAATTTACAAGAAGAGTTTCCTAACCAACTTTTTATTGAAAAGAGAGCAGGGAAAAATGGATTAGGTACCGCATACATTCATGGATTCAAATGGGCAATAGCAAAACAATATGATTATATCATAGAAATGGATGCCGACTTCTCACACAACCCCAATGATTTAATTAGATTGTATGATGAATGTGTTAATGAAGGAGCAGATGTGGCTATAGGTTCAAGATATTCTGTTGGGGTAAATGTGGTTAATTGGCCAATGAGTAGGGTATTACTCTCTTATTTTGCATCAAAATATGTACGACTAATTACCAGAATGCCAATTCATGATACTACCGCAGGTTTTGTGTGCTATAAAAGAAAAGTGTTAGAAACAATTAAACTTGATAAAGTTAAATTTGTTGGTTACGCATTTCAAATAGAAATGAAATATAAAGCTTGGAAGCACGGGTTTAATATCAAAGAAGTTTCGGTTATTTTTACCGATAGAGTCTTAGGAAAGTCGAAATTAAGTAAAGGAATAATTAAAGAAGCTGTTTTTGGTGTGATAAAAATGAGAATTAACGGATTACCGAAATAG
- a CDS encoding POTRA domain-containing protein: MKIVNEKYKNKHLFFLKTIILVTFWLSVNCYSQEKSIEKITFSGAKKTKAHVLKKILKSKENKVLDSMVLKEDMIRLKRLPAISNAYFKTSCSEGKCNVIVTVEENFTIIPEVNFHKTINQRLAYRIGVGEYNFLGRNMTLGAFYQYNGFDSYGINFKAPTLFSAKWGVSLSHQNWTSEEPLYFDSESANYKYQNISYEALALYQHDFKNQFQFGINFFKEKYSYLNGSTSSDVPAELNVDKKLLKLIYVFDNLDYNYQYINGIKNEFHGQYVTSENEYQNDFLIFWNDFFYFKRIGEKGNWANRLRFGLSSNDDTPFAPFALDNNLNLRGVGILVDRGTGSIVLNTEYRYTLYEKKWFVLQGNIFTDVGTWRKPGGGLSDFVDSDNVRMYSGIGLRFINKKIFNAIFRIDYGHGLTKNASKGFVFGIGQYF, from the coding sequence ATGAAAATAGTAAATGAGAAATATAAAAATAAGCATCTATTTTTCTTGAAGACAATAATTCTTGTAACATTTTGGTTGTCTGTAAACTGTTATTCACAAGAAAAAAGTATAGAAAAGATTACTTTTTCAGGAGCCAAAAAAACGAAAGCACATGTCTTAAAGAAAATACTGAAATCAAAAGAAAATAAAGTGCTTGATTCAATGGTATTAAAAGAAGATATGATTCGTTTGAAGCGCTTACCAGCAATTTCTAATGCGTATTTTAAAACATCATGTTCTGAGGGTAAATGTAATGTTATTGTAACTGTAGAAGAGAACTTTACAATAATTCCAGAAGTCAATTTTCACAAAACGATCAATCAAAGATTAGCCTACAGAATTGGAGTGGGTGAGTATAACTTTTTGGGGAGGAACATGACCTTAGGTGCGTTTTACCAATACAATGGTTTTGATTCTTATGGAATTAACTTTAAGGCTCCTACGTTATTTTCAGCAAAATGGGGGGTGTCATTAAGTCATCAAAACTGGACGAGTGAAGAACCACTGTATTTTGATAGTGAATCGGCCAATTATAAGTATCAGAATATCTCTTATGAAGCTTTGGCTTTATACCAACACGATTTTAAAAATCAGTTTCAGTTTGGAATCAATTTTTTTAAAGAAAAATATAGCTATTTAAACGGAAGCACTTCATCGGATGTTCCTGCTGAGTTAAATGTAGATAAAAAGCTACTGAAGCTAATTTATGTTTTTGATAATCTAGATTATAATTATCAGTACATCAATGGGATAAAAAATGAGTTTCATGGACAATATGTAACTTCTGAAAATGAATATCAGAATGATTTTTTAATTTTTTGGAATGACTTTTTTTACTTTAAAAGAATAGGTGAAAAAGGAAATTGGGCAAACAGATTGCGTTTTGGTTTGTCATCTAATGATGATACTCCATTTGCTCCATTTGCTTTAGATAATAATTTGAATTTACGAGGTGTTGGTATTTTAGTTGATAGAGGAACAGGAAGCATTGTTTTAAATACAGAGTATCGTTATACTTTGTATGAAAAGAAATGGTTTGTTTTACAAGGAAACATCTTTACGGATGTTGGAACTTGGCGAAAGCCTGGAGGAGGATTAAGTGATTTTGTAGATAGTGATAATGTTAGAATGTATTCTGGTATCGGCTTACGTTTTATCAATAAAAAAATATTCAACGCAATTTTTAGAATTGATTATGGACATGGACTTACAAAGAATGCATCAAAAGGATTTGTATTTGGTATAGGTCAATATTTTTAA
- a CDS encoding glycoside hydrolase family 113, translating into MKTLKLLLVSFILFMGSCTSQSKKINGVSFVASSKEITNQHIDDVKKVSANYVTLMPFGFVKNLSSPNVIYNSKKQWFGETKEGVKQYAKEFQQSKIKIMLKPQIWVWNGVYTGSIKMNSEDEWRKLERSYEDFILAFAKVAEEINAEIFCIGTELEQFVKNRPEYWKKLIKKIRKVYFGKLTYAANWDEFKRVDFWEDLDFIGIDAYFPLSDQKSPTLKDFEKGWQPHKNEVIQVQSKFNKPVLFTEYGYRSVNFTGKEPWNSGRIEGDVNLENQQKALQALYNQFWKEDWFAGGFVWKWFHNHKEVGGEDNNRFTPQNKPAELTIKKMYENSK; encoded by the coding sequence ATGAAAACTTTAAAACTCCTTTTAGTAAGCTTTATCCTTTTTATGGGCTCTTGTACGAGTCAGTCAAAAAAGATAAATGGTGTTAGTTTTGTTGCTTCTTCAAAAGAGATAACAAATCAACATATTGATGATGTAAAAAAGGTATCAGCAAATTATGTTACACTGATGCCTTTTGGATTTGTTAAAAATTTATCATCTCCAAATGTGATTTATAACTCTAAGAAACAATGGTTTGGAGAGACAAAAGAAGGTGTGAAACAATATGCCAAAGAGTTTCAACAAAGTAAAATAAAGATTATGTTGAAACCACAAATTTGGGTTTGGAATGGTGTGTATACAGGATCTATAAAAATGAATTCCGAAGATGAATGGAGAAAATTAGAACGATCGTATGAAGACTTTATTCTTGCTTTTGCCAAAGTAGCAGAAGAAATTAATGCAGAAATTTTTTGTATTGGAACAGAATTGGAGCAGTTTGTAAAAAACAGACCAGAATATTGGAAAAAACTCATTAAAAAAATTAGAAAGGTATACTTTGGAAAATTGACCTATGCAGCAAATTGGGACGAATTTAAGCGAGTAGACTTTTGGGAGGATTTAGATTTTATAGGAATTGATGCTTATTTTCCGTTAAGTGATCAAAAATCCCCCACTCTTAAAGATTTTGAAAAAGGTTGGCAACCCCACAAAAATGAGGTTATTCAGGTTCAAAGTAAGTTTAATAAGCCTGTTTTATTTACTGAGTATGGGTACAGAAGTGTAAATTTTACGGGGAAAGAACCATGGAACTCAGGCAGAATAGAAGGAGATGTCAATTTAGAAAATCAACAAAAAGCATTACAAGCTTTGTATAATCAATTTTGGAAAGAAGATTGGTTTGCTGGTGGTTTTGTTTGGAAATGGTTTCATAATCATAAAGAAGTTGGAGGGGAAGATAACAATAGGTTTACACCTCAAAACAAACCAGCAGAATTGACTATAAAAAAGATGTATGAAAATAGTAAATGA
- a CDS encoding GNAT family N-acetyltransferase, with translation MTTITTREAKKEDLEILLGFEQGIIEAERPFDSSLKEGKISYYNLEEMIFADNVHLIVAVAEDEIVGSGYLRVEKSESYRKNEFNGYIGFMYVKPNFRGKRISSLILESLKSWAKSKELKELRLDVYNENLAAIKSYERFGFNKSLINMKMEI, from the coding sequence ATGACCACAATTACGACAAGAGAAGCAAAGAAAGAAGATTTAGAAATCTTGTTAGGGTTTGAACAAGGTATCATAGAAGCTGAAAGACCTTTTGATTCATCATTGAAAGAAGGGAAAATTAGTTACTATAATCTGGAAGAAATGATCTTTGCTGACAATGTACATTTAATTGTAGCTGTAGCTGAAGATGAAATTGTGGGGTCAGGTTATCTCAGAGTAGAGAAATCTGAAAGTTATCGTAAAAATGAATTTAATGGATATATTGGCTTTATGTATGTAAAGCCAAATTTTAGAGGCAAAAGAATAAGTTCACTAATTTTGGAGTCTTTAAAGAGTTGGGCAAAGAGTAAAGAATTAAAAGAACTAAGGTTAGATGTTTATAATGAGAATTTAGCAGCAATAAAATCTTATGAACGCTTTGGTTTTAACAAGAGTTTGATTAACATGAAAATGGAAATTTAG
- a CDS encoding DUF4271 domain-containing protein, producing MQAVERITNHDSWITLVIVLAIVLLAMMKSLKPTKLYGYTVAFITPGFFHKRTEEGASFFTPFKLLLFSFSSIVISLFLFLTLVSEIYSHSFLAFLGLFLFVILYFLLRFLIDYSLANVLGLSSIVNYFLHTKSGYLYVLSIWLLPFIILYQYTFTNKHFLIYSFAILLIFRAFLILTNNKKLVISKLFYFILYFCTLEIAPLLILYKTTTT from the coding sequence TTGCAAGCAGTAGAACGAATTACAAACCATGATAGTTGGATTACCTTAGTTATTGTATTGGCTATTGTGCTATTAGCTATGATGAAATCGTTAAAACCTACTAAATTATATGGGTATACTGTTGCTTTTATAACTCCTGGTTTTTTTCATAAAAGAACTGAAGAAGGGGCCTCTTTTTTTACCCCTTTTAAGCTACTCTTATTTTCTTTTTCATCGATTGTTATTTCTCTGTTTTTATTCTTGACTTTAGTATCAGAAATATACTCTCATAGTTTTTTAGCTTTTCTAGGATTATTTTTATTTGTTATCTTATATTTTTTGCTACGCTTTTTAATAGACTATTCATTAGCTAACGTTTTAGGTTTATCATCAATTGTAAATTATTTTTTACATACTAAATCAGGATATTTATATGTTCTTAGCATATGGTTACTCCCTTTTATTATACTTTATCAATATACATTTACCAACAAACATTTTTTAATTTACTCTTTCGCTATCTTGCTTATTTTTAGGGCTTTTTTAATTTTAACAAATAATAAAAAACTTGTAATTAGCAAGTTGTTTTATTTTATTTTGTACTTTTGCACCCTTGAAATAGCACCGCTATTAATTCTTTATAAAACAACAACTACGTAA
- a CDS encoding DUF4296 domain-containing protein, whose protein sequence is MKSFFYICIGLLLVSCTSNTIYKKPDNLIPKDSMISLLTDMYIASSAKNQKNKFLKREKNYMFLVYEKYRIDSTRFDASNTYYTSMVDEYTELLNKVKKNIDSLDVLYRKKQEVQDSIKGIKKEGKLKRDTVLDKELLLNDLPKELIKREDREFEKKDLKKIK, encoded by the coding sequence ATGAAGTCTTTTTTTTACATATGTATTGGTTTGCTTTTGGTGTCGTGTACCAGTAATACGATATACAAAAAGCCTGACAACTTAATTCCGAAAGATTCTATGATTTCGTTATTAACCGATATGTATATTGCTTCTTCTGCCAAAAATCAAAAAAATAAGTTTTTAAAGAGAGAAAAAAATTATATGTTTTTGGTATACGAAAAGTATAGAATTGATAGTACTCGCTTTGATGCTAGTAATACATATTACACTTCTATGGTTGATGAGTATACTGAACTTTTGAATAAAGTAAAAAAGAACATTGATTCATTAGACGTTTTATATAGAAAAAAGCAGGAAGTTCAAGACTCAATAAAAGGAATTAAAAAGGAAGGAAAATTAAAAAGAGATACAGTTTTAGATAAAGAACTATTATTGAATGATCTTCCTAAAGAATTAATAAAAAGAGAAGATAGAGAGTTTGAAAAAAAGGACTTAAAGAAAATTAAGTAA
- a CDS encoding dihydroorotase, with product MKQSYLIKNAQIVNENKVFKGDVLIEGEFIKEIGENIIPTDDVLMVDAEGKFLIPGMIDDQVHFREPGLTHKANIATESKAAIAGGITSFIEMPNTVPQATTQELLADKFDIASKTSYANYSFMFGGTNDNLEELLKTNPKDVAGIKLFLGSSTGNMLVDNEEVLEKIFSSTKMLISVHCEDEVTIRKNTEEYKAKYGDDIPVKYHPLIRSEEACYLSSSKAIELAKKTGARLHIFHLSTEKETHLFRNDIPLEEKQITAEVCVHHLWFTDADYDKKGTHIKWNPAVKTQKDKDGLWKALLDDRIDIIATDHAPHTLEEKDNVYTKAPSGGPLVQHAVPAILEKVKEGVLSIEKAVEKMSHNPAKIFKVEKRGFIKEGFYADLVLVDADKKWTVDKENVLYKCGWSPFEGVEFSNQITHTFVNGNLMYNEGIFNEEIKGKRLLFNR from the coding sequence ATGAAACAATCATATTTAATTAAAAACGCACAAATCGTAAACGAAAACAAGGTTTTTAAAGGCGATGTTTTAATAGAAGGAGAATTTATTAAGGAAATAGGAGAAAATATAATTCCTACGGATGATGTATTAATGGTTGATGCAGAAGGAAAGTTTTTAATTCCTGGTATGATTGACGATCAAGTACATTTTCGTGAGCCAGGTTTAACACACAAAGCAAATATAGCTACAGAAAGTAAGGCTGCAATTGCAGGAGGAATTACTTCTTTTATTGAAATGCCAAATACAGTACCTCAAGCAACAACTCAAGAATTATTAGCGGACAAGTTTGATATTGCAAGTAAAACATCGTATGCTAACTATTCTTTTATGTTCGGAGGAACTAATGACAATTTAGAAGAGTTGTTAAAAACGAATCCAAAAGACGTTGCGGGAATTAAACTATTCTTAGGGTCTTCAACAGGAAATATGTTAGTTGATAATGAAGAAGTATTAGAGAAAATATTTTCATCAACTAAGATGTTAATCTCTGTGCATTGTGAAGACGAAGTTACCATTAGAAAAAATACAGAAGAATACAAAGCAAAATATGGAGATGATATTCCTGTAAAGTATCACCCACTAATTCGTAGTGAAGAAGCTTGTTATTTATCATCTTCAAAAGCAATTGAATTAGCAAAGAAAACAGGAGCACGTTTACATATTTTCCACTTATCTACAGAAAAAGAAACGCACTTATTCCGAAATGATATTCCGCTAGAGGAAAAACAAATTACGGCAGAGGTTTGTGTACATCACTTATGGTTTACCGATGCTGATTATGATAAAAAAGGAACACATATTAAGTGGAATCCTGCAGTAAAAACCCAAAAAGACAAAGATGGTTTATGGAAAGCGTTGTTAGATGATAGAATTGATATCATTGCAACCGACCATGCACCGCATACTTTAGAAGAAAAGGATAATGTGTATACAAAGGCACCTAGTGGAGGTCCATTAGTACAGCATGCAGTTCCAGCTATTTTAGAAAAGGTGAAAGAAGGAGTGCTGTCAATAGAAAAAGCAGTAGAAAAGATGAGCCACAATCCAGCGAAAATCTTCAAAGTTGAAAAAAGAGGATTTATAAAAGAAGGTTTTTATGCTGACTTGGTTTTAGTTGATGCAGATAAGAAATGGACGGTTGATAAAGAAAATGTATTGTATAAATGCGGATGGTCTCCGTTTGAAGGTGTTGAGTTTTCAAATCAAATAACACACACTTTTGTAAACGGAAACTTAATGTATAACGAGGGAATTTTTAACGAAGAAATTAAAGGGAAACGATTATTATTTAACAGATAA
- a CDS encoding uroporphyrinogen-III synthase produces MKVKTILVSQPKPKTETSPYFDLAEKQKVKVDFRSFIHVEGIPVKEVRAQKVDLNNYTAIILTSRNAVDHFFRIAEEMRFTVPDDMKYFCQSEAVAYYLQKYVVYRKRKIYVGNRTFPELTKLIKKHKDEKFLLPSSDKLKPLIPAELDKLGVDWKRADLYRTVVSDLSDLEDVFYDILVFFSPSGIDSLFKNFPDFKQNNTRIAVFGNTTIKAVEDRGLRVDIAAPTPETPSMTMALEKYIKEANKK; encoded by the coding sequence ATGAAAGTTAAAACTATTTTAGTCTCTCAACCTAAACCGAAGACAGAAACATCACCATATTTTGATTTGGCGGAAAAGCAAAAGGTTAAGGTTGACTTTCGATCGTTTATTCATGTCGAGGGAATTCCTGTTAAGGAGGTAAGAGCTCAAAAAGTTGATTTAAACAATTACACAGCAATCATACTTACTAGTAGAAATGCTGTTGATCATTTTTTTAGAATAGCTGAAGAAATGCGCTTTACAGTTCCTGATGACATGAAGTACTTCTGTCAATCTGAAGCCGTAGCTTATTATTTACAGAAATACGTTGTGTACCGTAAACGTAAAATTTATGTTGGTAACAGAACATTTCCTGAATTAACCAAACTAATTAAGAAACATAAAGATGAGAAGTTTTTACTTCCTTCTTCTGATAAGCTAAAGCCTTTAATTCCTGCTGAATTAGACAAGTTAGGAGTAGACTGGAAACGTGCAGATTTATATCGTACCGTTGTGAGTGATTTATCTGATTTAGAAGATGTTTTTTACGATATTTTAGTATTCTTTAGTCCATCAGGAATTGATAGTTTATTTAAAAACTTCCCTGATTTCAAACAAAATAATACTCGAATAGCCGTATTTGGCAATACTACTATCAAAGCTGTTGAAGATAGAGGTTTACGTGTAGATATTGCTGCACCAACACCTGAAACCCCTTCAATGACAATGGCTTTAGAAAAATATATTAAAGAAGCAAATAAAAAATAA
- a CDS encoding sterol desaturase family protein, with product MSKYLEIIKNSYTGYWNYIKQSVLMELNWENYFYGLIIISLVVWGLEIIFPWRKNQPLFRKDFWLDTFYMFFNFFLLNLIVLIALSNAAEQLFNDILGLVGLSVANFQLFDINTFPYWARIIVFFIIIDFVQWFTHTLLHRYEFLWNFHKVHHSVKQMGFAAHLRYHWMEPVVYNSMKYIPLAIMGGFTAQDVAIVHFFNITIGHLNHANINWDYGWLKYILNNPKMHIWHHAKELPENRKMGVNFGITLSIWDYIFKTNYIPYNGRDIELGFEGDEKFPKDFIHQEIYPLGKK from the coding sequence ATGAGTAAATATTTAGAAATCATAAAAAACTCATATACTGGTTACTGGAATTACATTAAGCAATCGGTACTTATGGAGTTAAACTGGGAGAATTATTTTTATGGTTTAATCATAATTTCTCTTGTTGTTTGGGGGTTAGAAATTATCTTTCCTTGGCGAAAAAATCAACCTTTATTTCGTAAGGATTTTTGGTTGGACACTTTTTACATGTTTTTTAATTTCTTTTTATTAAATCTAATTGTACTTATTGCCTTATCAAACGCAGCAGAGCAATTGTTTAATGATATATTAGGTTTAGTGGGCTTATCAGTTGCTAATTTTCAATTGTTTGATATTAATACATTTCCCTATTGGGCAAGAATTATCGTATTTTTTATCATTATTGATTTTGTGCAGTGGTTTACACACACTTTACTCCATCGTTATGAATTTTTATGGAACTTTCATAAAGTGCACCATTCCGTAAAACAAATGGGCTTTGCCGCACACCTTCGTTATCATTGGATGGAACCTGTGGTATACAACTCAATGAAATACATTCCGCTTGCTATTATGGGCGGATTCACAGCGCAAGACGTAGCCATTGTGCATTTTTTTAACATTACTATCGGACACTTAAATCACGCTAATATAAACTGGGATTACGGTTGGTTAAAATATATTTTGAACAATCCAAAAATGCATATTTGGCATCATGCAAAAGAGCTTCCTGAAAACAGAAAAATGGGAGTAAATTTTGGGATTACACTAAGCATATGGGACTACATTTTTAAAACTAACTACATTCCTTACAACGGGCGTGATATTGAGTTAGGTTTTGAAGGAGATGAAAAATTCCCTAAAGACTTTATTCACCAAGAAATATATCCATTAGGAAAGAAATAG
- a CDS encoding S46 family peptidase, giving the protein MKYIKILFLFIVVQVTAQQGGMWIPSLLEGMNEQEMTSLGSKLTAKDIYDVNNSSLKDAIGHFNGGCTSEVISPEGLILTNHHCGFGQIQSHSSLENDYLKDGFWAMSKKEELPNEGLYVEFIVRIDDVTTKALNGVTSTMTEREKQSTIDKNINEITKNVQKETWQNIKVKPFYKGNQYFLFVTEKFEDVRLVGAPPSSIGKFGSDTDNWVFPRHTGDFSLFRIYADKNNRPAKYSKDNVPYKPKHFLPVSLDGIEEGDFTMVFGFPGRTNEYLPAVAIKHITQEFNPSNIAIREAALKEIDAQMKASDAVRIKYASKQARIANAWKKWIGENLGIKKSNAIAERQAFEATFKKALKEKGLEKTYGNILPEFEKLYADFADINIKRRNFIEVFLVTNELMQMTFRAYQLEQVALNKPEKFEEARTSLVNRIKGIHKNFDANVDKGVFKNVMSLYNPTNVDASIYDKTSFTDLDKALQLLEGDAKKVVKNLNKDAAYQYAKPMIEEFYTKINPEFQQKNQPITALQKTYMKALMEALPNARYFPDANSTLRVTYGQVRGYSPRDAVYYNPVSYLDGVIEKYVPGDYEFDVPQKLRDLYDAKDFGQYTDKNGKVPVCFLGTNHTTGGNSGSPAIDAHGNLIGLNFDRVWEGTMSDMNYDPEICRNIMVDVRYVLFIVDKYAGAKHLIKEMKLVHPKKK; this is encoded by the coding sequence ATGAAGTACATAAAAATTCTATTCTTATTTATTGTCGTTCAGGTTACTGCTCAACAAGGTGGTATGTGGATCCCTTCACTTTTAGAAGGAATGAACGAACAAGAAATGACTTCTTTAGGAAGTAAATTAACTGCCAAAGACATTTACGATGTAAACAACTCTAGTTTAAAAGATGCTATTGGGCATTTTAATGGTGGTTGTACCAGTGAAGTTATTTCTCCTGAGGGATTAATATTAACCAATCACCACTGTGGTTTTGGGCAAATTCAATCACACTCTTCTTTAGAAAATGATTACCTAAAAGATGGTTTTTGGGCAATGAGTAAAAAAGAAGAATTGCCTAATGAAGGCTTATATGTTGAGTTTATTGTTCGTATTGACGATGTAACTACCAAAGCGTTAAATGGTGTTACTAGTACAATGACTGAGCGTGAAAAACAATCGACTATTGATAAGAACATCAATGAAATTACAAAAAACGTACAAAAAGAAACTTGGCAAAACATTAAGGTGAAGCCTTTTTACAAAGGAAATCAATATTTCTTATTTGTTACTGAAAAATTTGAAGATGTACGTTTAGTAGGAGCACCACCAAGTAGTATTGGAAAATTTGGTAGCGATACAGACAATTGGGTTTTTCCACGTCATACTGGAGATTTTTCATTATTCAGAATTTATGCTGATAAAAACAATCGTCCTGCTAAGTACAGCAAAGACAATGTTCCTTACAAGCCGAAACACTTTTTACCAGTTTCTTTAGATGGAATTGAAGAAGGTGATTTTACTATGGTTTTTGGTTTCCCAGGTCGTACTAATGAATATTTACCAGCTGTTGCTATTAAACATATTACACAAGAGTTTAACCCAAGTAACATTGCTATTCGTGAAGCTGCATTAAAAGAAATTGATGCACAAATGAAAGCTAGTGATGCTGTTCGTATTAAATATGCTTCAAAACAAGCACGTATTGCAAATGCTTGGAAAAAATGGATTGGTGAAAATCTAGGAATTAAAAAGAGTAATGCTATTGCAGAGCGTCAAGCTTTTGAAGCTACCTTCAAAAAAGCATTAAAGGAAAAAGGATTAGAAAAAACCTACGGAAATATTCTTCCTGAGTTTGAAAAATTATATGCAGACTTTGCTGATATTAATATTAAAAGAAGAAACTTTATTGAGGTTTTCTTAGTTACCAACGAGTTGATGCAAATGACTTTTAGAGCGTATCAATTAGAACAAGTAGCCCTAAACAAACCTGAAAAGTTTGAAGAAGCTAGAACTTCTTTGGTAAATCGAATTAAAGGGATTCACAAAAACTTTGATGCAAATGTTGATAAAGGAGTGTTTAAAAATGTAATGTCATTATACAACCCTACTAATGTAGATGCTTCTATTTATGACAAAACAAGTTTTACTGATTTAGATAAAGCTTTACAATTATTAGAAGGAGACGCTAAAAAAGTAGTAAAAAACTTAAACAAAGATGCTGCTTACCAATATGCAAAGCCTATGATTGAAGAGTTTTATACTAAAATCAATCCTGAATTTCAACAGAAAAATCAGCCAATTACAGCGTTACAAAAAACATACATGAAAGCATTAATGGAAGCATTACCTAATGCACGCTATTTCCCTGATGCTAACAGTACTTTGCGTGTTACGTATGGTCAAGTTCGTGGATACTCTCCTAGAGATGCTGTGTACTACAACCCTGTAAGTTATTTAGATGGTGTTATTGAAAAATACGTTCCTGGTGATTATGAGTTCGATGTTCCACAAAAATTACGTGATTTATATGACGCTAAGGATTTTGGACAATACACTGATAAAAACGGAAAAGTTCCTGTATGTTTCTTAGGTACAAATCACACCACAGGTGGTAACTCAGGAAGCCCTGCAATTGACGCACATGGAAACTTAATTGGATTAAACTTCGACCGTGTATGGGAAGGGACGATGAGTGATATGAATTACGATCCTGAAATTTGTAGAAATATTATGGTTGATGTTCGCTATGTATTATTTATTGTTGATAAATATGCAGGAGCAAAACACTTAATTAAAGAAATGAAGTTAGTACACCCAAAGAAAAAATAA